One window from the genome of Rickettsiella endosymbiont of Xylota segnis encodes:
- a CDS encoding glycoside hydrolase family 18 protein, which produces MNNDQVVPWDHQSGAGPFYVVFASQIWKNGWWVEAEHCPGKWQEDPNHNPWRSDRPATSEEIALGNPTSCDSTEDCSKLICRDPKTEATYQQVGYKADGSGTHLSYTSARVAKSVYNIYEKSETKPKLSAYITDWCQYDARLQNETDPTQAGRGFDLNKIDPNAFDRIIFSFMGICGDFGEKAPVMQKSIDGWNKQAPTAMKEGHIVLMDPWGDLATYTNVGLSQGHMDLTYDNYLNFYQQEKAAGLLGGMRELKKKNPDLKYSFSVGGWTLSGFFSDMVKNQNMRKEFIDSAIDFMKRFPMFDGIDIDWEYPGAEGNAGNHVDPENDGNNYALLIKELRSALDVTFGKKTKTITIAMSADPEKMKFSNIAGLKNAGLDFIFLMSYDFFGTGWAPSLAHHSNLQESLLSAFAGVKALNYLESEGIPTNMIHLGVANYARAAAEADLSSLKYNIQGKALGSFENGAYEFFDLIKNVFDLEGKAAQGKNDFHLMTDTDADADVLYNPNTKHYISLDTPRTAKNKGDYVKKHGLAGCFSWSADQDDGLLANACREGMGYKVIKENFSMDPLYNKGKEFNMPGKSKK; this is translated from the coding sequence CAACGAGCGAAGAAATAGCCTTAGGAAATCCAACAAGTTGTGATAGTACCGAAGATTGCAGCAAATTAATCTGCAGGGATCCTAAAACAGAAGCCACCTATCAGCAAGTAGGTTATAAAGCAGATGGATCGGGTACCCATCTTTCGTATACTTCAGCGCGTGTCGCGAAGTCTGTTTACAATATTTACGAAAAGTCTGAAACAAAACCTAAGTTATCTGCTTATATCACTGACTGGTGTCAATATGATGCAAGATTGCAAAATGAAACGGATCCTACGCAAGCTGGACGTGGTTTTGATCTAAACAAAATCGACCCAAATGCATTTGATCGAATTATCTTTTCTTTCATGGGTATCTGTGGAGATTTTGGAGAAAAAGCTCCAGTAATGCAGAAATCAATTGACGGCTGGAATAAGCAAGCACCCACTGCAATGAAAGAGGGACACATTGTACTAATGGATCCGTGGGGGGATCTCGCAACTTATACCAATGTAGGTTTAAGCCAAGGACATATGGACTTAACTTATGACAATTACCTCAACTTTTATCAACAAGAAAAAGCAGCAGGTTTATTAGGTGGAATGAGAGAGCTTAAGAAAAAAAATCCCGATTTAAAATACTCTTTTAGCGTAGGAGGTTGGACCTTATCAGGATTTTTCTCTGATATGGTAAAAAATCAAAACATGCGCAAAGAGTTTATCGATAGTGCCATTGATTTCATGAAAAGATTTCCGATGTTTGATGGTATTGATATCGACTGGGAATATCCAGGCGCCGAAGGAAATGCAGGAAATCATGTAGATCCCGAAAACGACGGTAATAATTATGCCTTACTAATTAAAGAATTACGCTCGGCATTGGATGTTACATTTGGTAAAAAAACAAAAACCATCACGATTGCGATGAGTGCTGATCCTGAAAAAATGAAGTTTAGTAACATAGCAGGTTTAAAAAATGCGGGTCTAGATTTTATTTTTTTGATGAGTTATGACTTTTTTGGTACTGGTTGGGCACCCAGCTTAGCGCATCATAGCAATTTACAGGAATCACTACTCTCTGCTTTTGCTGGGGTCAAAGCATTGAATTATTTGGAAAGTGAAGGCATTCCAACCAATATGATTCATTTAGGTGTGGCAAACTATGCTCGTGCTGCAGCAGAAGCTGATTTGAGTTCATTAAAATATAATATACAAGGTAAAGCTTTGGGAAGTTTTGAAAACGGTGCTTATGAATTCTTTGATTTAATCAAAAACGTTTTTGATTTAGAAGGAAAAGCTGCTCAAGGTAAGAATGACTTCCATCTTATGACCGATACTGATGCCGATGCCGATGTTTTATATAATCCTAATACTAAACATTACATATCCCTTGATACACCCCGAACAGCAAAGAACAAAGGGGATTATGTTAAAAAGCATGGTTTAGCAGGTTGTTTTAGTTGGTCTGCCGATCAAGATGATGGGTTATTAGCCAATGCTTGCAGAGAAGGTATGGGCTATAAGGTCATTAAGGAAAATTTTTCTATGGACCCTCTATATAATAAAGGTAAAGAATTTAATATGCCTGGAAAATCTAAAAAATAA
- a CDS encoding helix-turn-helix domain-containing protein: MKTFNLEEAALFLKMSSGGLRRLAANKKISAAKPGRSWCFLEEDLVNYLRSLYDSPCNQVSQGVSNNRRKTKWHSTRETKFGGLTLPTTVREYKNRLGLPIK, encoded by the coding sequence ATGAAAACTTTCAATTTGGAAGAAGCAGCTTTGTTTTTAAAGATGAGTTCGGGAGGCCTTAGAAGATTGGCAGCCAACAAAAAAATATCTGCTGCTAAGCCTGGAAGAAGTTGGTGCTTTCTAGAAGAAGACCTTGTTAATTATCTCAGATCACTTTACGATTCTCCCTGCAACCAAGTATCGCAGGGTGTCTCTAACAATAGGAGAAAAACAAAATGGCACTCTACGCGAGAAACAAAGTTTGGTGGATTGACCTTACCCACAACGGTAAGAGAATACAAAAATCGACTGGGACTACCCATAAAATAG